One genomic window of Niveibacterium sp. SC-1 includes the following:
- a CDS encoding VOC family protein, with product METNELHRGRLIDHIQLVVRDLAASQRFYAAVLAVLQVPIGGSGPGFFWADELFVSDAQSPAAQGTLTGRIHLAFQATDKATVDAFYEAAVANGGVDNGKPGEREYHPGYYAAFVLDPDGNNIEAVFHGAATRSAQSVKITF from the coding sequence ATGGAGACGAACGAGCTGCATCGCGGCCGGCTCATCGACCACATCCAGCTGGTGGTAAGGGATCTGGCCGCCAGCCAGAGGTTCTACGCGGCCGTGCTGGCGGTGCTGCAGGTGCCCATCGGCGGGAGCGGCCCGGGATTCTTCTGGGCTGACGAACTGTTCGTCAGCGACGCGCAGAGTCCGGCCGCACAGGGCACGCTGACCGGCCGTATCCACCTGGCCTTCCAGGCGACAGACAAAGCGACGGTGGATGCGTTCTACGAAGCGGCCGTGGCCAACGGCGGCGTCGACAATGGCAAACCCGGCGAGCGCGAATACCACCCTGGCTACTACGCGGCCTTCGTGCTCGACCCCGACGGCAACAACATCGAGGCCGTGTTCCACGGTGCGGCGACGCGCAGCGCGCAGTCCGTGAAGATCACCTTCTGA
- a CDS encoding metal-dependent hydrolase has product MRPPAHTENHSSSMPTILTHAAVPLALGLGLGSSRVPRRLLGAGVLAAIAPDFDGLAFKLGIAYADAFGHRGATHSLVFALLLGLVAAAGAQHLQTSRRVAFLFVAACCLSHPLLDMFTNGGLGVAFWWPFSEARYFSPWQVIEVSPIALRRVFSERGLAVLASELRWVWLPALLLGLTLRLGLRATRLWPDVQDRP; this is encoded by the coding sequence ATGCGGCCTCCCGCCCACACCGAGAACCATTCATCCAGCATGCCGACCATCCTCACTCACGCAGCCGTTCCGCTCGCCCTCGGACTTGGCCTGGGATCGTCCAGGGTCCCGCGTCGCCTGCTCGGCGCTGGCGTCCTGGCCGCGATCGCGCCGGACTTCGACGGTCTCGCGTTCAAGTTGGGGATCGCGTATGCCGACGCCTTCGGGCACCGCGGCGCGACGCATTCGCTGGTCTTCGCCCTGCTGCTGGGGCTTGTGGCGGCGGCGGGTGCGCAACACCTGCAGACCTCCCGGCGGGTGGCTTTCCTCTTCGTGGCAGCCTGCTGCCTGTCTCATCCGCTGCTCGACATGTTCACCAACGGCGGACTCGGCGTTGCGTTCTGGTGGCCGTTTTCCGAGGCGCGATACTTCTCGCCCTGGCAGGTGATCGAGGTTTCACCGATCGCCTTGCGCCGTGTCTTCAGCGAGCGCGGCCTCGCTGTGCTCGCCTCCGAACTCCGCTGGGTCTGGCTGCCTGCGCTGCTCCTGGGGCTGACCCTGCGACTTGGCCTGCGCGCCACGAGGCTGTGGCCGGACGTCCAAGACAGGCCATGA
- a CDS encoding HEAT repeat domain-containing protein, with translation MLAKTIRAVVGLSASLSLLSGCAIGMKIPVKDPAPSPVAYAKKDAAPTTLAFKDDRLSGEKAMPLSGTIPMQMMYQDKPFDPVPWVATHTAKELAARGLPVSLNSDTADGTKVSIQRLHIENYRANGFSPFITFTSLRADVITPKGPQRVTAYVKRGKVPVWSFDEIIEPTFNAPLSLLTKELAAKLNQQVFGQVVADQEVEALITRIEANPTRDDAYLDVYQLGFSNNRKAVPELAKLTVHPSEYVRLAAISSLGILKAEDQFDLLASLYESRAGLWQDRAMALKAIGDLGTEQSRAYLEHEWAKYEKATDKEGLWNKEILSLYL, from the coding sequence ATGTTGGCAAAGACCATACGCGCCGTCGTCGGCCTCTCCGCAAGCCTCAGCCTTCTCTCGGGCTGTGCCATCGGGATGAAGATTCCTGTCAAGGATCCGGCTCCCTCGCCTGTCGCCTACGCAAAGAAGGACGCAGCGCCCACGACGCTCGCGTTCAAGGACGATCGCCTCAGCGGCGAAAAGGCAATGCCGCTGAGCGGGACAATCCCGATGCAGATGATGTATCAGGACAAGCCCTTTGATCCCGTACCGTGGGTCGCCACGCACACCGCGAAGGAACTCGCCGCCCGCGGGCTCCCGGTGAGCCTGAACAGCGACACGGCTGACGGCACGAAGGTCTCGATCCAGCGACTGCACATCGAGAACTACCGCGCCAACGGCTTCTCGCCCTTCATCACCTTCACGTCGCTGCGCGCGGACGTGATCACGCCCAAGGGACCGCAGCGTGTCACGGCTTATGTGAAGCGCGGCAAGGTGCCCGTATGGTCCTTCGACGAGATCATCGAGCCGACCTTCAACGCGCCGCTCTCGCTGCTGACCAAGGAGCTCGCGGCCAAACTCAACCAACAGGTCTTCGGCCAGGTGGTGGCCGACCAGGAAGTCGAGGCGCTGATCACCCGCATCGAAGCGAACCCGACGCGCGACGACGCCTATCTCGACGTCTATCAGCTGGGCTTCAGCAATAACCGGAAGGCCGTGCCTGAACTGGCCAAACTGACTGTTCACCCGAGCGAATACGTCCGCCTGGCCGCGATCTCTTCGCTGGGTATCCTCAAGGCCGAGGATCAGTTCGACCTGCTGGCCAGCCTCTACGAATCGAGGGCCGGCCTCTGGCAGGATCGTGCGATGGCCCTGAAGGCAATCGGTGACCTGGGCACGGAACAGTCGCGCGCCTACCTCGAACACGAGTGGGCCAAGTACGAGAAGGCGACGGACAAGGAAGGCCTGTGGAACAAGGAGATTCTTTCGCTCTACCTCTGA
- a CDS encoding DUF3565 domain-containing protein: MQRRVVGFHLDEESHWVADLECGHGQHVRHDPPWQSRPWTQSKSGRASMLGRVLDCKRCDDEAAEGSPRDDA; the protein is encoded by the coding sequence ATGCAAAGGCGCGTCGTCGGCTTCCACCTGGACGAAGAATCGCACTGGGTCGCCGACCTGGAGTGCGGTCACGGCCAGCATGTGCGCCACGATCCACCCTGGCAGTCGCGCCCGTGGACGCAAAGCAAGAGCGGGCGCGCGTCGATGCTGGGACGCGTGCTTGACTGCAAGCGCTGCGACGATGAGGCCGCGGAGGGCTCGCCCCGCGACGACGCCTGA
- a CDS encoding PepSY domain-containing protein has product MLSARALRTWSWLHKWTSLVCTVFMLLLCLTGLPLIFHHEIGHLLGTEAEPADMAADAPRASLDAVMQTALARHPGKGGMFVSQEEDDDRVWYVTLSDTPTSNDNLKQVAVDARSAQTLAEPQLDRGFMYVMRSLHIDLFSGLPGMLFLGFMALLLLIALVSGAVLYAPFMRKLRFAEVRRERSTRIKWLDLHNLLGIVTLVWFFVVGATGMINTWADLLVKAWQFGEMAEMVAPYKNAPPLTQLGSLEAAVQAARRQEPDMKIAFIAFPGTSFSSPHHYGVFMRGTEALTSRLLKPVLVDAQTAQVTDSRKLPWYLTALLVSQPLHFGDYGGKPMQIIWAALDIITLFVLGSGLYLWLAKRKTARQDATQPSGESAQLAELRS; this is encoded by the coding sequence ATGCTGAGTGCACGCGCCCTGCGCACCTGGTCCTGGCTGCACAAGTGGACCAGCCTGGTCTGCACGGTCTTCATGCTGCTGCTGTGCCTCACCGGCCTGCCGCTGATCTTCCATCACGAGATCGGCCACCTGCTGGGCACCGAGGCTGAACCCGCCGACATGGCGGCCGATGCGCCGCGCGCAAGCCTCGACGCCGTCATGCAGACGGCCCTCGCGCGCCATCCGGGCAAGGGCGGCATGTTCGTATCGCAGGAAGAGGATGACGACCGCGTCTGGTACGTGACCCTCTCCGACACACCGACCTCCAACGACAACCTCAAGCAGGTGGCGGTCGATGCGCGCAGCGCGCAAACCCTGGCCGAGCCTCAGCTCGACCGCGGCTTCATGTACGTGATGCGCTCGCTGCACATCGACCTCTTCTCCGGGCTGCCGGGCATGCTCTTCCTCGGCTTCATGGCGCTGCTGCTGCTCATCGCGCTGGTCTCCGGCGCGGTGCTGTACGCGCCCTTCATGCGCAAGCTGCGCTTTGCCGAAGTGCGTCGCGAACGCAGCACCCGCATCAAGTGGCTGGACCTGCACAACCTGCTGGGCATCGTGACCCTGGTGTGGTTCTTCGTGGTCGGCGCGACCGGCATGATCAACACCTGGGCCGACTTGCTGGTGAAGGCGTGGCAGTTCGGCGAGATGGCCGAGATGGTGGCGCCCTACAAGAACGCGCCGCCGCTCACGCAGCTCGGCTCGCTCGAAGCCGCGGTGCAGGCCGCTCGCCGGCAGGAGCCGGACATGAAGATCGCCTTCATCGCTTTCCCCGGCACCAGCTTCAGCAGCCCGCATCACTATGGCGTTTTCATGCGCGGCACCGAGGCGCTGACTTCGCGCCTGCTCAAGCCGGTGCTGGTGGATGCGCAGACCGCCCAGGTCACCGACAGCCGCAAGCTGCCCTGGTACCTGACCGCGCTGCTGGTGTCGCAGCCACTGCATTTCGGCGACTACGGCGGCAAGCCGATGCAGATCATCTGGGCGGCGCTCGACATCATCACCCTCTTCGTCCTCGGCAGCGGGCTCTACCTGTGGCTGGCCAAGCGCAAGACGGCGCGCCAGGACGCCACGCAGCCAAGCGGAGAATCGGCACAGCTGGCGGAGCTGCGCTCATGA
- a CDS encoding EAL domain-containing protein — translation MSESRLPLSTEVVAVLTAVLAFCVALLTFGSLNVLFARRGLDDQAQQMLYQLEDAAIQAHEVLLTLPGYESLGCESGVSKLLARQVFKNGYVRWVAVLRDAEVVCRSDAAHVLMEGERTLRALRDGWWFGSVRHPDGTLDLFLVRQVGAYRYVANVEPLLYDFLSHYACAGCTAYEASVGGTPVFVFGSRPLRTQPVLSVARSRKLGAADVTLHLSADARYLAYYRELGWVTSTLFAFALAALCGGLLYRALKVRASLDFLIRDALRRQEFIPYYQPIVDPRSGAVLGAEVLARWRQRSGTLVPPGEFIPYAEANGWVDAISERLIARAARDLVSFGWRDSGRWLSLNFTPAQAANPAMREALLATCRKHALAPDHFALEITERQPFENLDQARRALESLVAQGVEIELDDAGTGFGGFAAVQELPIGTMKIDKMFVDALRVPDDSKRVTLDAIIDFARTVGLKTIAEGVETRAQVDYLVGRGITAIQGYYYARPMSGEDFVAWLAQR, via the coding sequence ATGTCGGAATCTCGTTTGCCGCTGAGCACGGAGGTGGTGGCCGTGCTGACGGCTGTGCTGGCTTTCTGCGTCGCGCTGCTGACATTCGGTTCGCTCAATGTGCTTTTCGCGCGACGCGGTCTCGATGACCAGGCCCAGCAGATGCTCTACCAGCTCGAAGACGCGGCCATCCAGGCCCACGAGGTGCTGCTGACCCTGCCGGGTTACGAGAGCCTGGGCTGCGAAAGTGGCGTGAGCAAGCTGCTCGCGCGCCAGGTCTTCAAGAATGGCTACGTGCGCTGGGTCGCGGTGCTGCGTGACGCAGAGGTGGTCTGCCGCAGCGACGCGGCGCATGTGCTGATGGAGGGGGAACGCACCCTGCGCGCGCTGCGTGACGGTTGGTGGTTCGGTTCGGTGCGCCATCCCGACGGAACGCTCGATCTCTTTCTCGTCCGGCAGGTAGGGGCGTACCGCTACGTCGCCAACGTCGAGCCGCTGCTCTACGACTTTCTTTCCCACTACGCGTGCGCGGGTTGCACGGCCTATGAGGCCAGCGTTGGCGGCACGCCCGTGTTCGTGTTCGGCTCGCGCCCCTTGCGTACGCAGCCCGTGTTGAGCGTCGCGCGCAGCCGCAAGCTGGGGGCCGCCGATGTGACCCTGCACCTGTCCGCGGACGCGCGTTATCTTGCCTACTACCGCGAGCTCGGCTGGGTGACCTCGACCCTGTTTGCGTTCGCTCTTGCGGCGCTTTGTGGTGGCCTGCTCTACCGCGCGCTGAAGGTCCGGGCCTCGCTGGATTTCCTGATCCGCGACGCGCTGCGGCGGCAGGAATTCATCCCCTACTACCAGCCCATCGTCGATCCGCGCAGTGGCGCGGTGCTGGGCGCCGAAGTGCTGGCGCGCTGGCGCCAGCGCAGCGGAACGCTGGTGCCGCCGGGGGAGTTCATCCCCTACGCGGAAGCCAATGGCTGGGTCGATGCCATATCCGAACGCCTCATCGCACGTGCTGCGCGGGACCTGGTCAGCTTTGGCTGGCGCGACAGCGGACGCTGGCTGAGCCTGAATTTCACGCCCGCGCAAGCGGCCAATCCGGCCATGCGCGAGGCCCTGCTCGCGACGTGCCGCAAGCACGCGCTCGCACCCGATCATTTCGCGCTGGAGATCACCGAGCGGCAGCCCTTCGAGAATCTCGACCAGGCCCGCCGCGCACTGGAGTCGTTGGTCGCACAGGGCGTCGAGATCGAGCTTGACGATGCAGGGACCGGATTCGGCGGCTTTGCTGCCGTCCAGGAGTTGCCGATCGGCACGATGAAGATCGACAAGATGTTCGTGGACGCCTTGCGGGTGCCCGACGACAGCAAGCGCGTGACGCTGGACGCGATCATCGACTTTGCCCGCACGGTCGGCCTCAAGACGATCGCCGAGGGGGTCGAGACCCGCGCCCAGGTGGACTATCTCGTGGGCCGCGGCATCACCGCGATCCAGGGCTACTACTACGCGCGTCCGATGAGCGGAGAGGATTTCGTCGCCTGGCTGGCACAGCGTTGA